The sequence ttagaattgaataattaaactgaataatacttatatatttatatataaactaaataatataaatgatataatatataaataatatttataatatctataagtatttatatatatatatataaactacataatactacataaattacataatacaGCCAGCTCCTCTGCTGACTCTGCCCTTttcgtgctgaaataagccggcacgcaatgaatcttgggatactgtaagCTGTGAAGTATACACCCGGTGCATCCTTCATTTCCGAGGAAAAGTAGGCTGCATTTGTCGGCCACATTTGAAGGAGTCTTcgaaatgggacagcctagtcgcacCGTGGTGACGTAATCGTCCTTCAAATGAGTcattcgaaggatgcagcccctgaattgagacacagcctatatacctgtcccagctggctgcttaatcagtcctgatgcagaccagctgggacagaccccgcctcctcacgccacagctattatactattatatagtatattattataatataatactcATTCTCTACATTTAATATCTCTGTGGGTGTAATATATATCAATGGTTCATTGCCGCACTGGAAATtccaacacaaagtaaacaaacatggcacCATGCTTGTCATTACATAGAATAAGTAGTATAGAACagaactaactggaccaaataaacACAATGTAACAAATACATGACCCATGGTTCGGATTTTCAGGTTTGAAAATGGCCTAAAATAACAGAGATGAGGCAGCAgaaagtgcacacacacaaaaaaacgggAGTGATAAAATTCTCATACGCTTTATTACACTTTTGTGAATCAAGATTCCAACCAGGAGGTTATATACAAAAATCGATTGTTGTTGTTAAACATGGTGTTAGCTCAATAGTTGTAGCATATACAATTATTGAATAAGCTctctttaaaatcattttaaatctgCTTCCTACAgctgttttttaatgataaaaaacccACCTAAAATGCACAGTATATATCCATACATGATtagccataacaataaaacattaaaacataaaatgttctgatattgtGTTGTTTCTCTCATGCCATCAAAACAGTTCTGACCTGTTGAGAcatatggcccaatcccatttcacccataGACTATATACTTTTGTGAAATATTTTCCCTTACCTTTACCACTTAGCCAGATAATGAaccagatttctttttatttatttatgttgaagACTtatctcatttttaagtggaggATCTTAACAACTTCCCTTAGTAACTCCAGTGGAAAAGGAGACACTGAGAAATGAGATTGGGTGGAGACTGCAGGTGTACTGTGGTACCTGGCAGCAGAAACTTTGGGGCCTGTAAGCTGTAAGGTGGGGCCTTCATGAGGCACCTTGGGGCACCCCTGACCCTGTGGCTGGTTTACTGGTTATCCTTCCTTGAAtcacttttggtaggtactgaccactgcatatcAGGAAGAACAATCTAGAATGTGTCAatatttcatgatgaatgaaccaatagaaacaaCTAAATTACAAGTTTTGTCCATCAGCAATACaatacataccgtatttttcggactataaggcgcaccgtattataagacgcactatcaaagaacgcctattttctgctatttttccatacatagggcgcatcgcattataaggcgcgttaagtgacactagaaagggtgcctatatcaaagtgaacaggggtggcgccatgtttcccttcccccaccggggtggtcgcttgccggtggagcgtctcagtatatataaatctagctctttcaaagtcaaacgagtgctggatattaatctacacagattcctctcctgaaaactgtttatttgggtgagtaacgtgcttcagtttatttacagtaagcttagatttccagatgtccactaaggcttgctgcaccagcgttagcatagctatccgctagcacgctagctagtcacctaaactagtaaagttaacccaaacttaaacgacagcgttacactgagtaatcctgcgtgttctggtaagacagtgagatattagctagcgattcgtcccccgtagcttgttttaacactgtaaacaagcagattacaggctgataaaactcacctctgagagagttagcgcttagcatctagctaatgctagccaggcaaagcagcacagacttacaggccgataactcacctctgaacggtgaacgcttagcgattagcatctaactctaataatactgctccagcagtattaaaagtgctaaatttagaaaatactgatctctgaacagtgaaaaagctagctagctaagcggttagcatctagctaatgctattgctgctctgcacggagtgtgtgtttactgctccttacacctgacgggtaaaatttagataatactgatctctgaacagtgaataagctagctaatgctatttgctgctccagcctcggagctgcacggctctggactctgtatagcactgaaactctgtataacgctgcacggagtgtgtgtttactgctccttacaacctgacgagtaaaatttagataatactgatctcagtgaataagctagctagcttagcggttagcatctagctaatgctattgctgttcagcctcggagctgcacggctctggactctgtatagcactgaaactctctataacgctgcacggagtgtgtgtttactgctccttacaacctgacgagtaaaatccatacaaaaggcgcaccgtattataagacgcactgtcaatttttgtgaaaattaaaagtttttaagtgcgccttatagtccgaaaaatacggtattcatGTATTCAAAGCAAGGCAAGATCTCACTATTACCAacctatttctttattttgtttgtttactcaGAATTTTCCaacaactaaactaaaactgtacTGACGTGCTCGCTGCAGAGTTTCTGGCAGAGGCTTTATTCTTTGGTTTCTTTTGGCTAGAGATCAGGCCACCTAGAAGTtcagaaaacacagacacacttccacaagaaaaacaagagaaaatattatttttcagtAATCTACACATGCACTTTAAAATCCAACACGAATACTAGCATTAAATTTACACCCATTAACTTTTATAGTGTCCATCCTCCATACATCGTGATGAGATCCCAAAATCAGTTTACGTCTTTAGAAAATATCTTTTAACTTCCCAAGACCAAGACCTTTGCCTgttattcatttttgttttccCCTGGCTATCTGTGACTAGTAGGACCTGACAAGTATAAACCCTatactttgtctttgtacaggaagttgtttttgcaaaaaacattGTCTTtaatatggggacagtagtttatttttacAACTCAAAAGTATTCTTGCTATTTGGGACCAGAAGGTTTCAAAAAAGAAAATTtcagctttctacagtaagtaaataaactagattCTAGCATAAAAATGGAAGTGAagttttacctggcccatgtttctgtccaGACTGGCTGTAGAAATTTAACTGGGATTCTCACCATCTTGTTTTTAGTCAATTAAGTGTTATGTTGTAATGTGATCACTAGATGGTATGGCCAGTGTCTCAATATAGGCTAATgagtcaatgttttaaaaacgaatcatggtgcaaagaagcagaaatgtccacatatgaggacgcaAGGTCTCAAGAGGTTCAATTCCTACAGTTACAGGGTCTCCAAATCATCACTTGTACACAATTTCCCCCTTTCTTTCACATAAATGATGGCTAAGATATTTGCTCTTGTACTTTTGCTTCTTCGGATTTGCAGAAatcaaatactaatgttgctaaAATATAATGGAAGTCTATTTATTTTCGTAGCTTGGTAGCttaattgcaacactgaagatgCAGACCCTATGTTATCCCAGTGGTTCctagttttattaataaaaaaataataataattgtattataaTAATGAAATGGTTGGAACTAGATTACATCTATCACTCCTGGTGATCACTGATGTACGCCAGCAAGCTATGTTTTTTTGAATATTAAGACATTAGACAGTAGGTCTTCAGAAGGAAAGCTTTGGTGATCACTGCCATAAAACCAGCCTGTTGCCTGGTAGAGGTGTGCTGATATTCGGGATGCACCTTATATGTTGACTGGGTTGGGAACTATTGCTTAGGACCATGGGTCTGGAACACTTAAAGCTTGCCTTTGTTTAAACAAACGataatcaactataaaaaatactaaaaccaCCTTTACTCAACTAAGGTTTTATTTTCCTAAAGTTAACTCTTATATGATTATATTTAACCAAGATTGAGGCACAATACTGCCATGCTCAAGTGTCTGTCACTAGCATTGAGCTGGACATTAGGAACCGTGTGAAAATTACCATAgtaaataagtaattaataaatctatttaattttctcaaaatatGACCTTATGATGTCCAACCAACTGTAAGATATGCATACATATCTTTAATAATGAAAGTTTAATGATTTATTCATTAATGATTTTGTCTGGTATCCAACGGTCCCTAAAGCCCCTAATGTCCCTAAAGTTGACAACAGAGTGATGCGTTTGGGGGGAATCTTTCCAGACAATCTTCAAAGTTTCAAAGTGTGTGATTCCAActgttatattttctgttttgtttctgaTCCCTTGACTCTGTCAGAGCCGGATATCTTCTAGTGAGGTGAGACGCTGCCCAAACAGCTGCTCCTCATAGTCCAAGAGCTGTCGGAGGAACCCTACATTGGGTGCGGCGCAAGTGCGTCTCTCTTTGAGCCAGCGGAAGGCATGAAGCAGGGACCAGTGGCGGTGTTCCATTAAGAAACCCAGTGTCAACACCGAGCTACGGCTGCGGCCCAAGCTGCAGTGTACTAGGACGTGGCCACCGGGTGATCCTGGAGACCCCCTAAGGGCCGCTGCTATGAACCGGGAGGCTTCTGGGAGTGCCTGCCAAAGGTCTTGCTGGGCATCGTCACTGAGCCGCAGTCTCAAATAGCGCAGGACGTTTGGAAAGGCATCAGTGATTTCGACTGTGGCGTTGACCACATGTGTGATGTGCAGGTTTTTGATTATGCGGTAATCATGAGCCTGGGAAGCCGAGCCCTGGTACAGCGCCCCCTCCAGGATCTCAGAGGGGTAGATGGTGAGCAGGCGGCGCTCAGACTCCAGAAGTACCATGCGTGGCGTGCACAGGAAGGGATAGAGGGAGTGGAAGGCCGAAAATCCACCAAGTAAGATGACAGGGTCCATCCCAAGAGCACTCAACTGGAAGAAACAGTGCTGTAGAGTGGGGCTGTCTGCACGGGCTTCCTGACTACCCACTAAACATACATacagaggaaaataaagagaaaaagaaaaccaCATGTAAGTGCGTGTCaagctgctgtgcttttaaaccgtgttttcaatgggatgtgcagcacagaCAGACACGTCCTGTGGCTGTGAGCAgtaaacgctgcacatactgcacatgtaaacagcatggagaagagacagtgtttgttcatagct is a genomic window of Astyanax mexicanus isolate ESR-SI-001 chromosome 14, AstMex3_surface, whole genome shotgun sequence containing:
- the LOC125780959 gene encoding probable rhodanese domain-containing dual specificity protein phosphatase, yielding MGTVLSRADKWRLVSFTGLRRSRPGEHSTPCSEMNGIAKLSLHSGPQTNTEEELLVPALPEKTDIERGYVTPQQVYNLLNAEAGEPALHDPYYILILDCRPADRYKQSHLVTARASVTVIHPELGCLISCVQLQEFSIILLYAEEGHSPVGSQEARADSPTLQHCFFQLSALGMDPVILLGGFSAFHSLYPFLCTPRMVLLESERRLLTIYPSEILEGALYQGSASQAHDYRIIKNLHITHVVNATVEITDAFPNVLRYLRLRLSDDAQQDLWQALPEASRFIAAALRGSPGSPGGHVLVHCSLGRSRSSVLTLGFLMEHRHWSLLHAFRWLKERRTCAAPNVGFLRQLLDYEEQLFGQRLTSLEDIRL